Proteins found in one Syngnathus acus chromosome 9, fSynAcu1.2, whole genome shotgun sequence genomic segment:
- the golm1 gene encoding Golgi membrane protein 1 isoform X1, translated as MGGLVNGRRGGRAPPLMIGALVACILLLGFNYWVSSSRNLELQTKLYELESKVRRGAVERGADEVKKYEFQKEIDRQKDEIDLIENRYKKQLEGLQNTCSQEKVTLQQNISTSTKILQELKGQLIQMNDDLGKLQKELQACQSNVKTLNDKLTYDMTHCNSQILTQKELCDERVAAAKLEAEKKMAKLDLSDVTQQDTKAEKYGAKVEAAAANVSLKGSSDLSHSSNLTMTKASVLLSSYANKIFQEKGAAVGMEDGTKEAIKITDVDLLAQTRKSSLTRNQTRVDGAAAQTQVNMGMDQVLNGRGKVDMIATEEELNGENYDHDDKQALGGRLDKQQPKRDAAIDKVMEDELADYNGDDDNEGEFETDKQAELAQN; from the exons ATGGGTGGTCTGGTCAACGGGCGGCGAGGAGGAAGGGCTCCGCCTTTAATGATCGGTGCCCTGGTTGCCTGCATCCTGCTTCTGGGTTTCAACTACTGGGTGTCCAGCTCACGTAACCTTGAGCTACAG ACAAAGCTATACGAACTGGAGAGTAAAGTGCGTCGCGGGGCGGTAGAGCGCGGCGCTGACGAAGTGAAGAAATACGAGTTCCAGAAGGAGATCGACAGGCAGAAGGATGAGATTGACCTCATTGAGAATCGCTATAAGAAACAGCTGGAGGGTCTCCAGAATACCTGCAGCCAGGAGAAG GTAACACTGCAGCAGAACATTTCCACCAGTACCAAAATATTACAAGAACTTAAAG GCCAGCTAATTCAAATGAACGATGACCTGGGGAAGCTTCAGAAGGAGCTGCAGGCTTGCCAGAGCAATGTCAAAACCCTCAACGACAAACTCACGTATGACAT GACACACTGTAACTCACAGATCCTCACCCAGAAGGAACTGTGTGACGAGCGAGTGGCCGCCGCCAAACTGGAAGCGGAGAAGAAGATGGCCAAGCTCGACCTCTCAGACGTCACCCAG CAGGATACGAAGGCGGAAAAGTATGGTGCCAAAGTAGAAGCCGCCGCGGCGAACGTGTCCCTGAAGGGCTCGTCTGACTTGAGCCACTCCTCCAACCTCACGATGACAAAAGCCAGCGTGCTTCTCTCTTCGTACGCTAACAAGATATTTCAAGAAAAAG GTGCTGCAGTGGGCATGGAGGATGGAACTAAAGAGGCCATAAAAATAACTGATGTGGACCTGCTAGCACAGACCAGGAAATCCTCTTTGACACGTAACCAGACACGAGTAGACGGGGCTGCCGCCCAGACACAAG TCAACATGGGAATGGACCAAGTGCTGAATGGACGGGGGAAAGTGGACATGATCGCCACGGAGGAGGAACTAAATGGGGAGAATTATGACCATGATGACAAGCAGGCGCTGGGAGGAAGACTGGACAAACAGCAACCTAAACGGGATGCAGCTATAG ATAAAGTGATGGAAGATGAGCTGGCTGACTACAATGGCGACGATGACAACGAGGGAGAGTTTGAGACAGACAAGCAAGCTG
- the golm1 gene encoding Golgi membrane protein 1 isoform X2: MGGLVNGRRGGRAPPLMIGALVACILLLGFNYWVSSSRNLELQTKLYELESKVRRGAVERGADEVKKYEFQKEIDRQKDEIDLIENRYKKQLEGLQNTCSQEKVTLQQNISTSTKILQELKGQLIQMNDDLGKLQKELQACQSNVKTLNDKLTYDMTHCNSQILTQKELCDERVAAAKLEAEKKMAKLDLSDVTQDTKAEKYGAKVEAAAANVSLKGSSDLSHSSNLTMTKASVLLSSYANKIFQEKGAAVGMEDGTKEAIKITDVDLLAQTRKSSLTRNQTRVDGAAAQTQVNMGMDQVLNGRGKVDMIATEEELNGENYDHDDKQALGGRLDKQQPKRDAAIDKVMEDELADYNGDDDNEGEFETDKQAELAQN; this comes from the exons ATGGGTGGTCTGGTCAACGGGCGGCGAGGAGGAAGGGCTCCGCCTTTAATGATCGGTGCCCTGGTTGCCTGCATCCTGCTTCTGGGTTTCAACTACTGGGTGTCCAGCTCACGTAACCTTGAGCTACAG ACAAAGCTATACGAACTGGAGAGTAAAGTGCGTCGCGGGGCGGTAGAGCGCGGCGCTGACGAAGTGAAGAAATACGAGTTCCAGAAGGAGATCGACAGGCAGAAGGATGAGATTGACCTCATTGAGAATCGCTATAAGAAACAGCTGGAGGGTCTCCAGAATACCTGCAGCCAGGAGAAG GTAACACTGCAGCAGAACATTTCCACCAGTACCAAAATATTACAAGAACTTAAAG GCCAGCTAATTCAAATGAACGATGACCTGGGGAAGCTTCAGAAGGAGCTGCAGGCTTGCCAGAGCAATGTCAAAACCCTCAACGACAAACTCACGTATGACAT GACACACTGTAACTCACAGATCCTCACCCAGAAGGAACTGTGTGACGAGCGAGTGGCCGCCGCCAAACTGGAAGCGGAGAAGAAGATGGCCAAGCTCGACCTCTCAGACGTCACCCAG GATACGAAGGCGGAAAAGTATGGTGCCAAAGTAGAAGCCGCCGCGGCGAACGTGTCCCTGAAGGGCTCGTCTGACTTGAGCCACTCCTCCAACCTCACGATGACAAAAGCCAGCGTGCTTCTCTCTTCGTACGCTAACAAGATATTTCAAGAAAAAG GTGCTGCAGTGGGCATGGAGGATGGAACTAAAGAGGCCATAAAAATAACTGATGTGGACCTGCTAGCACAGACCAGGAAATCCTCTTTGACACGTAACCAGACACGAGTAGACGGGGCTGCCGCCCAGACACAAG TCAACATGGGAATGGACCAAGTGCTGAATGGACGGGGGAAAGTGGACATGATCGCCACGGAGGAGGAACTAAATGGGGAGAATTATGACCATGATGACAAGCAGGCGCTGGGAGGAAGACTGGACAAACAGCAACCTAAACGGGATGCAGCTATAG ATAAAGTGATGGAAGATGAGCTGGCTGACTACAATGGCGACGATGACAACGAGGGAGAGTTTGAGACAGACAAGCAAGCTG
- the golm1 gene encoding Golgi membrane protein 1 isoform X3 — MGGLVNGRRGGRAPPLMIGALVACILLLGFNYWVSSSRNLELQTKLYELESKVRRGAVERGADEVKKYEFQKEIDRQKDEIDLIENRYKKQLEGLQNTCSQEKVTLQQNISTSTKILQELKGQLIQMNDDLGKLQKELQACQSNVKTLNDKLTYDMTHCNSQILTQKELCDERVAAAKLEAEKKMAKLDLSDVTQQDTKAEKYGAKVEAAAANVSLKGSSDLSHSSNLTMTKASVLLSSYANKIFQEKGAAVGMEDGTKEAIKITDVDLLAQTRKSSLTRNQTRVDGAAAQTQVDMIATEEELNGENYDHDDKQALGGRLDKQQPKRDAAIDKVMEDELADYNGDDDNEGEFETDKQAELAQN, encoded by the exons ATGGGTGGTCTGGTCAACGGGCGGCGAGGAGGAAGGGCTCCGCCTTTAATGATCGGTGCCCTGGTTGCCTGCATCCTGCTTCTGGGTTTCAACTACTGGGTGTCCAGCTCACGTAACCTTGAGCTACAG ACAAAGCTATACGAACTGGAGAGTAAAGTGCGTCGCGGGGCGGTAGAGCGCGGCGCTGACGAAGTGAAGAAATACGAGTTCCAGAAGGAGATCGACAGGCAGAAGGATGAGATTGACCTCATTGAGAATCGCTATAAGAAACAGCTGGAGGGTCTCCAGAATACCTGCAGCCAGGAGAAG GTAACACTGCAGCAGAACATTTCCACCAGTACCAAAATATTACAAGAACTTAAAG GCCAGCTAATTCAAATGAACGATGACCTGGGGAAGCTTCAGAAGGAGCTGCAGGCTTGCCAGAGCAATGTCAAAACCCTCAACGACAAACTCACGTATGACAT GACACACTGTAACTCACAGATCCTCACCCAGAAGGAACTGTGTGACGAGCGAGTGGCCGCCGCCAAACTGGAAGCGGAGAAGAAGATGGCCAAGCTCGACCTCTCAGACGTCACCCAG CAGGATACGAAGGCGGAAAAGTATGGTGCCAAAGTAGAAGCCGCCGCGGCGAACGTGTCCCTGAAGGGCTCGTCTGACTTGAGCCACTCCTCCAACCTCACGATGACAAAAGCCAGCGTGCTTCTCTCTTCGTACGCTAACAAGATATTTCAAGAAAAAG GTGCTGCAGTGGGCATGGAGGATGGAACTAAAGAGGCCATAAAAATAACTGATGTGGACCTGCTAGCACAGACCAGGAAATCCTCTTTGACACGTAACCAGACACGAGTAGACGGGGCTGCCGCCCAGACACAAG TGGACATGATCGCCACGGAGGAGGAACTAAATGGGGAGAATTATGACCATGATGACAAGCAGGCGCTGGGAGGAAGACTGGACAAACAGCAACCTAAACGGGATGCAGCTATAG ATAAAGTGATGGAAGATGAGCTGGCTGACTACAATGGCGACGATGACAACGAGGGAGAGTTTGAGACAGACAAGCAAGCTG